A stretch of DNA from Nitrospira sp.:
GCATCGCTGGTCGCCGGCATTACGAAAAAATCGCTGATGTCTTTAGGATTGAAACCAGGTCAGCGCGTGTTCGCCCACATCAAAGCCGTGGCCCTGAACGAAGAACTGATGGAATAGCGGTCTGAACCATCTTGCGAAGGACGTCTGACCATGAGCGATGAACAACTCTCTGGCAGCAGCGTGATCGAGCGGTACGAGGTCGGCATCCCGGCCCCTGAGTCGATGATCAATCTGGTCGAAGGTGTCGTTCATTCCCGTCACGAAGAGCTAGTTCGCACCATTGTACGAATCCGCATAGGACGACGAGTCGATCTTCTCGTAAAGCTGGAAATCGACGATGTGTGTTGCTGCTTACCAGGGCAATCAGTCATTGCCCTGATTCCTGCAGAGGCTGTTCGTCTTGAGGCGTGATTATTTCGTCGGAGCAGACAACGGCTGAATCGATGGTTCGGTCGTATCGTGCTGCTAAAACCCTTGGGCAAAGGACACCTTATCACGACAAAACTTCATGGCGAAGGCTGTACTCTCACCAGCACGATGCCGATCCTAGGCTCACCTCGTCCGCCTCGAACATGGGACTCGGTGAATGTCGTCGTCGATCCTCAAGCTATTGCGTTGGTTCCCCATAATCGGACGGCTCGGCTAGAGCCAAAGACCGCCACCCGACCCAGGCTTCCTTTCAATGAGGGAAAATTGTCCGAGTACTCATTTTGGCCAACCCATCAATAAGAAGGAGCATCTATGATCGTATCGGCTCGACTTATGAGTATTGTATTTGTGGGCTTCCTGGGATGTTCAAGTGCGATTCTGACTGACTCGCTCAAAGCCCAAGGAATTGAAGGCTTGGAGGCGGCGCAAAATACTCAACCGGCACCGATGAATATGTCCCCTGAAGAAGCACGCAAGCATTTTTTCAACTGCCCAGGCGGGCCTTCCACTCAATTTCACCTAGGCGGGAAGGTGAAAAACCCAAGGACGTTCTCCCTTGATACGCTTCGAGGCCAACCGACACAGACCACCGTCTGGGCGTTTTATCGTTCAGGTGCCAGCTCGACAGGCTTCGAAACTGGCGAATGGACCGGCACCTTGCTCTATGACTTACTACAGCAGGCTCAAATCATGTTGAATGCCGGGATAAAAAGCGATCTGAACCGCAAGGTGATCCTCGTGACCGGGAGCGATTGTTATCAGCAAGC
This window harbors:
- a CDS encoding molybdopterin-dependent oxidoreductase is translated as MIVSARLMSIVFVGFLGCSSAILTDSLKAQGIEGLEAAQNTQPAPMNMSPEEARKHFFNCPGGPSTQFHLGGKVKNPRTFSLDTLRGQPTQTTVWAFYRSGASSTGFETGEWTGTLLYDLLQQAQIMLNAGIKSDLNRKVILVTGSDCYQQAFSMGELVPAIGGQHQVTVAYAKDGVLLSSDGFARIINPGDKSGARNVSNIIRIQVIDPPLPHQAPN